A section of the Amycolatopsis sp. AA4 genome encodes:
- a CDS encoding alpha/beta hydrolase, translating to MTAMWQGCLADTGYFETRSSAGYDYGVWVTTPPGYDPATTRAPALYVLDGNWTVGQTAPLIVTQADPMQQIQPYLQVSVGYAGEEAEQWTRLRNRDLVPPGEPVGAEFVDAVEMGVRTGRMTREQADAYLAELRDTRADAFLAFLTEELHPRIERDYGTAASGHGLFGYSYGGLFSLYAWLSGNPLFESIGAGSPGVVGEDSQVFARLRELGDGLPAAKLHVTVNDRELFGELAVYQNLAKNTATLLHRLTSRDAIVTSEVLRETHVTGLQASFLSYLRTCRSQ from the coding sequence ATGACCGCCATGTGGCAAGGCTGCCTCGCCGACACCGGCTATTTCGAAACCCGTTCCAGCGCCGGATACGACTACGGCGTCTGGGTCACCACGCCGCCGGGCTACGACCCCGCCACGACGCGAGCGCCTGCCTTGTACGTGCTCGACGGCAACTGGACCGTGGGCCAGACGGCTCCGCTCATCGTCACCCAGGCGGATCCCATGCAGCAGATCCAGCCGTACCTCCAGGTCAGCGTCGGTTACGCGGGCGAGGAAGCCGAGCAGTGGACCCGGCTGCGCAACCGCGACCTCGTACCGCCCGGCGAGCCCGTCGGCGCGGAGTTCGTCGACGCCGTGGAGATGGGAGTGCGAACGGGCCGGATGACCCGCGAGCAAGCCGACGCCTATCTCGCCGAACTGCGCGACACCCGCGCCGACGCGTTCCTGGCCTTCCTCACCGAAGAACTGCACCCGCGCATCGAACGCGACTACGGCACGGCCGCGAGCGGGCACGGCCTTTTCGGCTATTCCTACGGCGGGCTTTTCAGCCTCTACGCCTGGCTCAGCGGGAACCCGCTCTTCGAAAGCATCGGAGCGGGCAGCCCCGGCGTCGTCGGGGAAGACAGCCAGGTTTTCGCCCGGCTCCGCGAGCTTGGCGACGGCCTGCCCGCCGCCAAGCTGCACGTCACCGTCAACGACCGAGAGCTTTTCGGCGAACTGGCTGTGTACCAGAATCTCGCGAAGAACACGGCCACGCTCCTGCACCGCCTCACCTCGCGCGACGCGATTGTCACCAGCGAGGTCCTGCGCGAAACGCACGTGACCGGGTTGCAGGCGTCGTTCCTCAGCTACCTCAGGACTTGCCGGTCCCAGTAG
- a CDS encoding amidohydrolase family protein produces MGRFQVVGATVVDGSGRDPAEAVVAVEDGLIAQPGAGGERFDADGLTMTPGLIDAHVHLGLASPIEPQFSFRLSVAEIAADIFATAGAALDAGFTTVRDTGGIDGGVVTAIAKGKVRGPRVLSCGPVQCQTGGHGYYGAEWEPTELWTSHHIPGLCALSLQSGNANELRSNVRETFRRGASFLKLCVTGGVVSAHDQLTDTQFTVEEIAVAVQEAAARGTYVTVHAHNNEGIRNAIEAGVRCVEHGTDIDEPTAALMAAHDVALVPTFAVVEHLLRDTASTGLDESIRDRALGVRERMAAALACAKEAGVRIGLGSDLIGPAQERRGEELALRAALETPMEALVAATKTNAEILGLSGEVGVLAPGLRADFVLWKGNPLENPQLFSDPANAVVVVQGGRTVKDLR; encoded by the coding sequence GTGGGACGTTTTCAGGTAGTCGGCGCGACGGTCGTCGACGGGTCGGGGCGCGATCCCGCCGAAGCCGTCGTCGCGGTCGAAGACGGGCTGATCGCCCAGCCCGGCGCGGGAGGCGAACGCTTCGACGCCGACGGGCTGACGATGACCCCCGGCCTGATCGACGCCCACGTCCACCTTGGCCTGGCGAGCCCGATCGAGCCTCAGTTCTCGTTCCGGCTCAGCGTCGCCGAGATCGCGGCGGATATCTTCGCCACGGCCGGTGCCGCGCTCGACGCCGGATTCACGACCGTCCGGGACACCGGCGGGATTGACGGCGGCGTCGTCACCGCGATCGCCAAGGGCAAGGTCCGGGGACCGCGCGTGCTGTCGTGTGGACCGGTGCAGTGCCAGACCGGCGGGCACGGCTACTACGGAGCCGAATGGGAGCCCACCGAGCTGTGGACCAGTCACCACATCCCGGGCCTGTGCGCCCTGTCCCTGCAGTCGGGCAACGCGAACGAGCTGCGCAGCAACGTGCGCGAGACCTTCCGGCGCGGCGCCTCGTTCCTGAAGCTCTGCGTGACCGGCGGCGTGGTCAGCGCGCACGATCAGCTGACCGACACGCAGTTCACCGTCGAAGAAATCGCCGTCGCGGTGCAAGAAGCCGCCGCGCGCGGCACCTACGTGACGGTGCACGCGCACAACAACGAAGGCATCCGGAACGCGATCGAGGCCGGGGTGCGCTGTGTCGAACACGGCACTGACATCGACGAGCCCACGGCCGCTTTGATGGCCGCTCACGACGTCGCCCTGGTCCCCACGTTCGCGGTCGTGGAGCACCTGCTGCGGGACACCGCGAGCACCGGCCTCGACGAGTCGATCCGCGACCGGGCGCTGGGCGTTCGCGAGCGGATGGCCGCGGCGCTCGCCTGCGCCAAGGAAGCCGGAGTGCGGATCGGGCTGGGTTCGGATCTCATCGGCCCGGCCCAGGAGCGCCGCGGCGAAGAACTCGCCTTGCGGGCCGCTCTCGAGACCCCGATGGAAGCTCTCGTCGCGGCCACGAAAACCAACGCCGAGATCCTCGGCCTGTCCGGCGAGGTGGGCGTGCTCGCTCCCGGCCTGCGGGCGGATTTCGTGCTCTGGAAAGGAAATCCGCTCGAGAATCCCCAGCTGTTCTCCGACCCGGCCAACGCGGTCGTGGTCGTTCAGGGCGGCCGAACAGTGAAGGACCTCCGATGA